In Malania oleifera isolate guangnan ecotype guangnan chromosome 8, ASM2987363v1, whole genome shotgun sequence, a single window of DNA contains:
- the LOC131161871 gene encoding glucose and ribitol dehydrogenase-like isoform X2, with protein MASGNNAFPPQTQKEQPGLEYLMNPRPQFANPDYKPSNKLSGKVAIVTGGDSGIGRSVCYHFVMEGATVAFTYVKGPEDRDMEETLQILQRVKRPEAKDPIAIPTDVGVDENCKQVVDQVMKAFGQIDILVNNAALQYEDDSVEDFNPQLIEKVFRTNIFAHFFMIRHAVRHMKAGSSIINTTSVNAYHGHSKLLVYTSTKGAILGLIRALALRLAERGIRVNGVAPGPIWTPLIPSSFKADEIPSFGTETTMGRAGQPHEIAPSFVFLASNADSSYVTGQVLHPNGGSIVNA; from the exons ATGGCATCCGGTAACAACGCATTCCCACCGCAAACCCAAAAGGAGCAGCCGGGTTTGGAGTATCTCATGAACCCTCGCCCTCAGTTTGCTAACCCTGACTACAAGCCCTCCAATAAGCTAtcc GGGAAGGTGGCAATTGTAACTGGTGGCGACTCTGGTATCGGGAGGTCTGTTTGCTACCATTTTGTGATGGAGGGGGCGACAGTAGCGTTCACTTATGTGAAGGGCCCAGAGGATAGGGATATGGAGGAAACACTTCAGATTCTTCAAAGAGTGAAGAGACCTGAAGCCAAGGATCCGATTGCGATTCCCACTGACGTGGGAGTTGACGAAAACTGCAAGCAAGTTGTGGACCAAGTGATGAAGGCCTTTGGTCAGATTGATATTCTAGTTAACAATGCAGCTCTGCAGTACGAGGACGACTCAGTCGAGGACTTTAATCCCCAGTTGATTGAGAAGGTGTTCAGGACTAATATCTTTGCTCATTTCTTCATGATCAG GCATGCGGTGAGGCACATGAAGGCAGGGAGTAGCATCATCAACACGACGTCGGTTAATGCATACCATGGGCACTCCAAGCTGCTAGTGTACACATCAACAAAAGGGGCCATTTTGGGTCTGATAAGGGCGCTGGCTCTGCGTCTGGCGGAGAGGGGCATAAGGGTCAATGGGGTTGCCCCCGGCCCCATCTGGACCCCACTCATCCCCTCCTCCTTCAAAGCCGACGAGATCCCCAGTTTTGGAACCGAAACTACGATGGGCAGGGCAGGTCAGCCACATGAGATTGCACCCTCCTTTGTCTTTCTTGCCTCTAATGCTGACTCCTCTTACGTCACCGGCCAAGTCCTCCACCCTAATg GAGGCAGCATAGTCAATGCTTAA
- the LOC131161871 gene encoding glucose and ribitol dehydrogenase-like isoform X3, whose product MASGNNAFPPQTQKEQPGLEYLMNPRPQFANPDYKPSNKLSGKVAIVTGGDSGIGRSVCYHFVMEGATVAFTYVKGPEDRDMEETLQILQRVKRPEAKDPIAIPTDVGVDENCKQVVDQVMKAFGQIDILVNNAALQYEDDSVEDFNPQLIEKVFRTNIFAHFFMIRHAVRHMKAGSSIINTTSVNAYHGHSKLLVYTSTKGAILGLIRALALRLAERGIRVNGVAPGPIWTPLIPSSFKADEIPSFGTETTMGRAGGSIVNA is encoded by the exons ATGGCATCCGGTAACAACGCATTCCCACCGCAAACCCAAAAGGAGCAGCCGGGTTTGGAGTATCTCATGAACCCTCGCCCTCAGTTTGCTAACCCTGACTACAAGCCCTCCAATAAGCTAtcc GGGAAGGTGGCAATTGTAACTGGTGGCGACTCTGGTATCGGGAGGTCTGTTTGCTACCATTTTGTGATGGAGGGGGCGACAGTAGCGTTCACTTATGTGAAGGGCCCAGAGGATAGGGATATGGAGGAAACACTTCAGATTCTTCAAAGAGTGAAGAGACCTGAAGCCAAGGATCCGATTGCGATTCCCACTGACGTGGGAGTTGACGAAAACTGCAAGCAAGTTGTGGACCAAGTGATGAAGGCCTTTGGTCAGATTGATATTCTAGTTAACAATGCAGCTCTGCAGTACGAGGACGACTCAGTCGAGGACTTTAATCCCCAGTTGATTGAGAAGGTGTTCAGGACTAATATCTTTGCTCATTTCTTCATGATCAG GCATGCGGTGAGGCACATGAAGGCAGGGAGTAGCATCATCAACACGACGTCGGTTAATGCATACCATGGGCACTCCAAGCTGCTAGTGTACACATCAACAAAAGGGGCCATTTTGGGTCTGATAAGGGCGCTGGCTCTGCGTCTGGCGGAGAGGGGCATAAGGGTCAATGGGGTTGCCCCCGGCCCCATCTGGACCCCACTCATCCCCTCCTCCTTCAAAGCCGACGAGATCCCCAGTTTTGGAACCGAAACTACGATGGGCAGGGCAG GAGGCAGCATAGTCAATGCTTAA
- the LOC131161871 gene encoding glucose and ribitol dehydrogenase-like isoform X1, whose product MASGNNAFPPQTQKEQPGLEYLMNPRPQFANPDYKPSNKLSGKVAIVTGGDSGIGRSVCYHFVMEGATVAFTYVKGPEDRDMEETLQILQRVKRPEAKDPIAIPTDVGVDENCKQVVDQVMKAFGQIDILVNNAALQYEDDSVEDFNPQLIEKVFRTNIFAHFFMIRHAVRHMKAGSSIINTTSVNAYHGHSKLLVYTSTKGAILGLIRALALRLAERGIRVNGVAPGPIWTPLIPSSFKADEIPSFGTETTMGRAGQPHEIAPSFVFLASNADSSYVTGQVLHPNGHSLSLSLSLSLSLDVIIIIIFWFCLCRRQHSQCLTGCFVYVEKQTH is encoded by the exons ATGGCATCCGGTAACAACGCATTCCCACCGCAAACCCAAAAGGAGCAGCCGGGTTTGGAGTATCTCATGAACCCTCGCCCTCAGTTTGCTAACCCTGACTACAAGCCCTCCAATAAGCTAtcc GGGAAGGTGGCAATTGTAACTGGTGGCGACTCTGGTATCGGGAGGTCTGTTTGCTACCATTTTGTGATGGAGGGGGCGACAGTAGCGTTCACTTATGTGAAGGGCCCAGAGGATAGGGATATGGAGGAAACACTTCAGATTCTTCAAAGAGTGAAGAGACCTGAAGCCAAGGATCCGATTGCGATTCCCACTGACGTGGGAGTTGACGAAAACTGCAAGCAAGTTGTGGACCAAGTGATGAAGGCCTTTGGTCAGATTGATATTCTAGTTAACAATGCAGCTCTGCAGTACGAGGACGACTCAGTCGAGGACTTTAATCCCCAGTTGATTGAGAAGGTGTTCAGGACTAATATCTTTGCTCATTTCTTCATGATCAG GCATGCGGTGAGGCACATGAAGGCAGGGAGTAGCATCATCAACACGACGTCGGTTAATGCATACCATGGGCACTCCAAGCTGCTAGTGTACACATCAACAAAAGGGGCCATTTTGGGTCTGATAAGGGCGCTGGCTCTGCGTCTGGCGGAGAGGGGCATAAGGGTCAATGGGGTTGCCCCCGGCCCCATCTGGACCCCACTCATCCCCTCCTCCTTCAAAGCCGACGAGATCCCCAGTTTTGGAACCGAAACTACGATGGGCAGGGCAGGTCAGCCACATGAGATTGCACCCTCCTTTGTCTTTCTTGCCTCTAATGCTGACTCCTCTTACGTCACCGGCCAAGTCCTCCACCCTAATggtcattctctctctctctctctctctctctctctctctctcgacgttataattataattattttttggtTTTGTCTTTGCAGGAGGCAGCATAGTCAATGCTTAACAGGTTGCTTTGTGTACGTAGAGAAACAGACACACTAA